A stretch of the Aegilops tauschii subsp. strangulata cultivar AL8/78 chromosome 4, Aet v6.0, whole genome shotgun sequence genome encodes the following:
- the LOC109740357 gene encoding uncharacterized protein isoform X1, whose product MNGSGFDMRLGIESALRRALPYGGLPGNDSPQTAFFDAATGGDLRRLRELASGKDAEEKAWLADVSIQGVGPFQAAARLGKVDVCRCLVEELGFDINAGSKIGVTALAAAALDGKMAVVRYLLDNGADPNKKDDAGSVPLHCAAKFGHHEAARLLLSRGASVDIAYFHGTPLHIAAYYGKASVMKVLLEHHADPNKVSEVLGTPLIAALSGTSEGLPESISLKCVKLLVEAGADVNSTNPDTALVVVTTYGLTDCIKYLLKAGADPNIPNSHCGAMPIQIAASCGRRKHVELLFPLTSPIRTISNWTVDGILANAKSKHSKPRDEEDDGNTKIQLKLCGEEAVKRKDYRGASMFYTEAIELDPTDATLYSNRSLCHMQMTEVDMALLDANTCIELRPEWLKGYYRKGVALMFLKEYKEACDVFMAGLKLDPGNAEMEKALREAVEAMKKDHFARKSFKPSD is encoded by the exons ATGAACGGCTCGGGATTTGATATGAGGCTCGGCATCGAGAGCGCTCTTCGACGCGCGCTTCCGTACGGCGGTCTTCCCGGCAATGACTCGCCGCAGACGGCCTTCTTCGACGCGGCCACCGGGGGCGACCTCCGCCGCCTCAGGG AGTTGGCGAGCGGCAAGGATGCGGAGGAGAAGGCGTGGCTTGCCGATGTGTCCATCCAAGGTGTTGGGCCGTTTCAGGCCGCCGCGCGCCTGGGAAAAGTTGATGTGTGCAGGTGCTTGGTGGAGGAGCTCGGCTTTGACATCAATGCTGGAAGCAAAATTG GTGTAACTGCGTTGGCTGCTGCTGCATTGGATGGAAAAATGGCTGTTGTTAGGTACCTTCTTGACAATGGGGCAGATCCAAATAAGAAAGACGACGCAGGCTCTGTTCCTCTTCACTGTGCTGCAAAATTTG GGCATCACGAAGCAGCAAGACTATTGCTATCTAGAGGAGCTAGTGTTGATATAGCTTATTTTCATGGGACACCACTACATATTGCTGCTTACTATGGGAAGGCCAGTGTCATGAAAGTCTTATTGGAGCACCATGCAGAT CCGAACAAGGTTTCAGAAGTTTTAGGTACACCATTGATTGCAGCTCTAAGTGGTACTTCTGAAGGACTACCAGAGTCTATTTCATTGAAGTGTGTGAAACTACTTGTCGAG GCAGGTGCAGATGTAAATTCTACTAATCCTGATACTGCCTTGGTAGTGGTAACTACTTACGGGTTAACTGACTGCATTAAGTACTTGCTAAAGGCTGGTGCAGACCCTAATATCCCAAATAGTCAT TGTGGTGCCATGCCAATACAAATCGCAGCAAGCTGTGGAAGAAGAAAGCATGTGGAGTTACTATTTCCTTTAACTTCTCCAATTCGAACTATATCAAACTGGACTGTTGATGGAATTCTTGCTAATGCCAAATCAAAACACTCCAAGCCCAGG GATGAGGAAGATGATGGCAATACCAAAATCCAGCTGAAATTATGCGGTGAGGAAGCTGTTAAGAGAAAGGACTATCGTGGCGCGTCAATGTTCTACACCGAG GCAATTGAGTTGGACCCGACTGATGCAACACTGTATTCGAATAGGAGCCTGTGCCACATGCAAATGACTGAAGTAGATATGGCTTTGCTTGATGCTAATACGTGCATTGAATTGCGCCCTGAATGGTTGAAAGGCTACTACAGGAAGGGAGTTGCTCTCATGTTTCTCAAG GAGTATAAAGAAGCATGTGATGTTTTCATGGCTGGACTGAAGCTGGACCCTGGAAATGCCGAGATGGAGAAAGCATTACG GGaggctgtcgaggcaatgaaaaAGGACCACTTCGCTAGGAAAAGCTTCAAACCATCCGATTAG
- the LOC109740342 gene encoding uncharacterized protein, translating into MDSDLEYIYEHYVESSDGSSDKEYSDETAMMRAVLEDVERAEKHVLNFKGAIKGHRVLNRNRARGHLILMANYFAPNALFTDHFCRRFQMRKIVYGRLYHGVQSYDDYFVLKKDVVGTIGFSGYHKCTATLRMLAYGTVADSWDEYLRMSESTCGAAMVRFATPLAEVFGPQYPRKPTVTDTERLLAILEARGWPVLLGSL; encoded by the coding sequence ATGGATTCCGatttggagtacatatacgagcaCTATGTTGAATCGTCTGACGGCTCGTCCGACAAGGAGTACTCGGATGAGACAGCGATGATGCGGGCGGTCCTTGAAGACGTGGAGCGTGCGGAGAAGCATGTTCTCAATTTCAAGGGCGCGATCAAGGGTCATCGAGTGCTTAACCGCAACAGGGCGCGCGGCCATTTGATACTGATGGCCAACTACTTTGCCCCGAATGCACTCTTCACTGACCATTTTTGCCGGCGTTTTCAGATGCGCAAGATTGTCTACGGTCGTTTGTACCATGGCGTCCAGTCTTATGATGACTACTTTGTCTTGAAGAAGGACGTCGTGGGAACAATTGGCTTCTCTGGTTACCATAAGTGCACGGCCACATTACGAATGCTTGCATATGGCACGGTCGCTGATTCGTGGGACGAGTACCTACGAATGTCTGAGAGCACATGCGGAGCTGCCATGGTCAGGTTTGCAACTCCCTTGGCCGAGGTGTTCGGACCTCAATACCCGAGAAAACCAACCGTGACAGACACCGAGAGGCTCTTGGCAATCTTAGAAGCAAGAGGGTGGCCAGTTTTGCTTGGATCTCTTTGA
- the LOC109740357 gene encoding uncharacterized protein isoform X2 — MNGSGFDMRLGIESALRRALPYGGLPGNDSPQTAFFDAATGGDLRRLRELASGKDAEEKAWLADVSIQGVGPFQAAARLGKVDVCRCLVEELGFDINAGSKIGVTALAAAALDGKMAVVRYLLDNGADPNKKDDAGSVPLHCAAKFGHHEAARLLLSRGASVDIAYFHGTPLHIAAYYGKASVMKVLLEHHADPNKVSEVLGTPLIAALSGTSEGLPESISLKCVKLLVECGAMPIQIAASCGRRKHVELLFPLTSPIRTISNWTVDGILANAKSKHSKPRDEEDDGNTKIQLKLCGEEAVKRKDYRGASMFYTEAIELDPTDATLYSNRSLCHMQMTEVDMALLDANTCIELRPEWLKGYYRKGVALMFLKEYKEACDVFMAGLKLDPGNAEMEKALREAVEAMKKDHFARKSFKPSD, encoded by the exons ATGAACGGCTCGGGATTTGATATGAGGCTCGGCATCGAGAGCGCTCTTCGACGCGCGCTTCCGTACGGCGGTCTTCCCGGCAATGACTCGCCGCAGACGGCCTTCTTCGACGCGGCCACCGGGGGCGACCTCCGCCGCCTCAGGG AGTTGGCGAGCGGCAAGGATGCGGAGGAGAAGGCGTGGCTTGCCGATGTGTCCATCCAAGGTGTTGGGCCGTTTCAGGCCGCCGCGCGCCTGGGAAAAGTTGATGTGTGCAGGTGCTTGGTGGAGGAGCTCGGCTTTGACATCAATGCTGGAAGCAAAATTG GTGTAACTGCGTTGGCTGCTGCTGCATTGGATGGAAAAATGGCTGTTGTTAGGTACCTTCTTGACAATGGGGCAGATCCAAATAAGAAAGACGACGCAGGCTCTGTTCCTCTTCACTGTGCTGCAAAATTTG GGCATCACGAAGCAGCAAGACTATTGCTATCTAGAGGAGCTAGTGTTGATATAGCTTATTTTCATGGGACACCACTACATATTGCTGCTTACTATGGGAAGGCCAGTGTCATGAAAGTCTTATTGGAGCACCATGCAGAT CCGAACAAGGTTTCAGAAGTTTTAGGTACACCATTGATTGCAGCTCTAAGTGGTACTTCTGAAGGACTACCAGAGTCTATTTCATTGAAGTGTGTGAAACTACTTGTCGAG TGTGGTGCCATGCCAATACAAATCGCAGCAAGCTGTGGAAGAAGAAAGCATGTGGAGTTACTATTTCCTTTAACTTCTCCAATTCGAACTATATCAAACTGGACTGTTGATGGAATTCTTGCTAATGCCAAATCAAAACACTCCAAGCCCAGG GATGAGGAAGATGATGGCAATACCAAAATCCAGCTGAAATTATGCGGTGAGGAAGCTGTTAAGAGAAAGGACTATCGTGGCGCGTCAATGTTCTACACCGAG GCAATTGAGTTGGACCCGACTGATGCAACACTGTATTCGAATAGGAGCCTGTGCCACATGCAAATGACTGAAGTAGATATGGCTTTGCTTGATGCTAATACGTGCATTGAATTGCGCCCTGAATGGTTGAAAGGCTACTACAGGAAGGGAGTTGCTCTCATGTTTCTCAAG GAGTATAAAGAAGCATGTGATGTTTTCATGGCTGGACTGAAGCTGGACCCTGGAAATGCCGAGATGGAGAAAGCATTACG GGaggctgtcgaggcaatgaaaaAGGACCACTTCGCTAGGAAAAGCTTCAAACCATCCGATTAG
- the LOC109740357 gene encoding uncharacterized protein isoform X3 — MNGSGFDMRLGIESALRRALPYGGLPGNDSPQTAFFDAATGGDLRRLRELASGKDAEEKAWLADVSIQGVGPFQAAARLGKVDVCRCLVEELGFDINAGSKIGVTALAAAALDGKMAVVRYLLDNGADPNKKDDAGSVPLHCAAKFGHHEAARLLLSRGASVDIAYFHGTPLHIAAYYGKASVMKVLLEHHADCGAMPIQIAASCGRRKHVELLFPLTSPIRTISNWTVDGILANAKSKHSKPRDEEDDGNTKIQLKLCGEEAVKRKDYRGASMFYTEAIELDPTDATLYSNRSLCHMQMTEVDMALLDANTCIELRPEWLKGYYRKGVALMFLKEYKEACDVFMAGLKLDPGNAEMEKALREAVEAMKKDHFARKSFKPSD, encoded by the exons ATGAACGGCTCGGGATTTGATATGAGGCTCGGCATCGAGAGCGCTCTTCGACGCGCGCTTCCGTACGGCGGTCTTCCCGGCAATGACTCGCCGCAGACGGCCTTCTTCGACGCGGCCACCGGGGGCGACCTCCGCCGCCTCAGGG AGTTGGCGAGCGGCAAGGATGCGGAGGAGAAGGCGTGGCTTGCCGATGTGTCCATCCAAGGTGTTGGGCCGTTTCAGGCCGCCGCGCGCCTGGGAAAAGTTGATGTGTGCAGGTGCTTGGTGGAGGAGCTCGGCTTTGACATCAATGCTGGAAGCAAAATTG GTGTAACTGCGTTGGCTGCTGCTGCATTGGATGGAAAAATGGCTGTTGTTAGGTACCTTCTTGACAATGGGGCAGATCCAAATAAGAAAGACGACGCAGGCTCTGTTCCTCTTCACTGTGCTGCAAAATTTG GGCATCACGAAGCAGCAAGACTATTGCTATCTAGAGGAGCTAGTGTTGATATAGCTTATTTTCATGGGACACCACTACATATTGCTGCTTACTATGGGAAGGCCAGTGTCATGAAAGTCTTATTGGAGCACCATGCAGAT TGTGGTGCCATGCCAATACAAATCGCAGCAAGCTGTGGAAGAAGAAAGCATGTGGAGTTACTATTTCCTTTAACTTCTCCAATTCGAACTATATCAAACTGGACTGTTGATGGAATTCTTGCTAATGCCAAATCAAAACACTCCAAGCCCAGG GATGAGGAAGATGATGGCAATACCAAAATCCAGCTGAAATTATGCGGTGAGGAAGCTGTTAAGAGAAAGGACTATCGTGGCGCGTCAATGTTCTACACCGAG GCAATTGAGTTGGACCCGACTGATGCAACACTGTATTCGAATAGGAGCCTGTGCCACATGCAAATGACTGAAGTAGATATGGCTTTGCTTGATGCTAATACGTGCATTGAATTGCGCCCTGAATGGTTGAAAGGCTACTACAGGAAGGGAGTTGCTCTCATGTTTCTCAAG GAGTATAAAGAAGCATGTGATGTTTTCATGGCTGGACTGAAGCTGGACCCTGGAAATGCCGAGATGGAGAAAGCATTACG GGaggctgtcgaggcaatgaaaaAGGACCACTTCGCTAGGAAAAGCTTCAAACCATCCGATTAG